From Pedobacter indicus, a single genomic window includes:
- a CDS encoding sodium:solute symporter family protein yields the protein MQTIDYLVIVGFFVLLIVIGIYSYTKVKNSADFFTAGGKLPWWLSGISHHVSGYSGAVFVAYASIAYTHGFTMYVWWAFTISIAMVGTIFFIAPRWARLRTKTGIQSPTEYLATRYNIPAQQLMAWCGVIVKLFDVGAKWAAVGILLNAFMGIPIVTGIIISGVVTLFYVTLGGLWADVLNDLASFVIQVASGLVMFVMILVQLGDGLGGVFTMWDRLPEANSQAFNSPYTVTFAMAMLVINFFSYSGGTWNLATRFISSQSGKEAKKAAMFSAFLYLAWPLILLFPMFAAPIFLPDLANPEQSYSLMAMKFLPPGLLGLLVASLFSNTLSMTASDANTISSVITRDILPVIVKKVKVLSSKTMLNIARITTFSFILLTIIIAFNSDRFGGVIGLMVTWFAALLGPIAIPMILGLLPVFKRSNSVAAILSIFGGLAAFAILKVVNDVPLSIEMSGPILSSLVIYIGYSLLNRTKTKPEVENMLKALNDD from the coding sequence ATGCAAACAATTGATTATCTGGTTATCGTAGGCTTTTTTGTCCTTCTAATAGTAATCGGAATTTACAGTTACACCAAGGTAAAGAACTCTGCTGACTTTTTTACTGCTGGTGGTAAATTGCCGTGGTGGCTATCGGGAATTTCACATCACGTATCAGGCTATAGCGGCGCTGTTTTTGTTGCATATGCTTCAATTGCTTATACGCATGGGTTTACGATGTATGTGTGGTGGGCTTTCACCATATCGATTGCAATGGTGGGAACAATATTTTTCATAGCACCGCGATGGGCCCGTCTGCGTACAAAGACTGGAATTCAGTCGCCTACAGAGTATTTAGCTACTCGTTATAATATTCCTGCCCAACAACTTATGGCTTGGTGCGGTGTGATTGTTAAGCTCTTTGATGTAGGCGCTAAATGGGCCGCTGTGGGTATCTTGTTGAATGCGTTTATGGGTATTCCGATTGTAACGGGTATTATCATATCTGGAGTAGTTACTTTGTTCTACGTGACACTAGGTGGATTATGGGCTGATGTTCTGAATGACCTCGCTTCTTTTGTCATACAAGTTGCTTCGGGTTTAGTTATGTTCGTGATGATATTAGTTCAGTTAGGAGATGGTCTTGGAGGAGTCTTTACAATGTGGGATCGCCTCCCTGAAGCCAATTCACAGGCATTTAATTCACCTTATACAGTAACCTTCGCTATGGCGATGCTGGTAATCAATTTTTTTAGCTATAGTGGTGGTACCTGGAATCTTGCTACGAGGTTTATTTCTTCTCAATCTGGTAAGGAAGCCAAGAAAGCAGCAATGTTTTCTGCTTTTCTATATTTAGCTTGGCCTTTGATTTTGCTATTCCCAATGTTTGCCGCTCCAATTTTTTTACCTGATTTAGCGAATCCTGAACAGTCATATTCACTAATGGCGATGAAGTTCTTGCCTCCGGGGCTTTTGGGCTTATTAGTTGCTTCGTTGTTTTCAAACACCTTGTCGATGACCGCGTCTGATGCGAATACTATATCGTCTGTAATAACGCGGGATATTTTACCTGTTATTGTGAAGAAAGTGAAAGTGCTGAGTTCGAAAACTATGCTCAATATAGCCAGAATAACCACGTTCAGTTTTATCTTATTGACCATTATTATCGCGTTTAATTCTGATCGATTTGGGGGTGTAATTGGCTTGATGGTTACCTGGTTTGCCGCTTTATTAGGACCAATCGCTATTCCGATGATATTGGGGTTACTGCCAGTGTTTAAGCGGAGTAACAGTGTTGCCGCTATACTTTCCATTTTTGGAGGTCTTGCAGCTTTCGCTATACTAAAAGTTGTCAATGATGTTCCTTTATCTATTGAAATGTCAGGACCAATATTAAGTTCACTAGTAATATACATTGGGTATTCTTTGTTGAACCGTACGAAGACGAAACCAGAGGTGGAGAACATGCTGAAAGCTCTTAACGATGATTAA
- a CDS encoding AGE family epimerase/isomerase — MLLANRPIQTLFSEFQRYLFDDFLPFMDKFVVDHEYGGFLCNTDRRGHNLNTNKRTWYDGRGIWVYSYLYNNIENKSVYLEIAKKTLDLSLKVKDPASELWPWEYDRSGNDLKSNEPDIYGNLFVAEGLAEYSLAANDESYWYLAKNILLQCAALYEQPDYQYQLQYSPDPVVTHAPRILGHSMIMLRLSTSLLRLKADPEIEKVSSICITALCEQHFNPEFNLMVELLDYDYSFMSSEMSQFVYIGHAMESLWMLMDEALRRKDKALFSKSVSRFKFHVEVAWDDVYGGVFHCLDNVNENKWLTDKVLWAQHEVLIGLLTIIENDPHDSWAVGWFDKMYHYVIETFPLSKYGFSLWNIGGDRKMTFVEEGSRIENYHHPRFLMLSMEKLERFNKKLS; from the coding sequence ATGTTGCTTGCTAATCGTCCGATACAGACTCTTTTTTCAGAGTTTCAGCGATACTTATTCGATGACTTTCTTCCATTTATGGATAAGTTTGTAGTCGATCATGAATATGGGGGCTTTCTGTGTAATACAGATCGTAGAGGACATAATCTAAATACTAATAAACGTACCTGGTATGATGGTCGGGGTATTTGGGTTTATTCTTATCTGTATAACAATATTGAAAACAAATCCGTATATCTAGAAATAGCTAAAAAGACCCTTGATTTATCTTTAAAGGTAAAAGATCCGGCTTCTGAATTGTGGCCATGGGAATACGATCGGTCTGGAAACGATTTAAAATCAAATGAGCCGGATATTTACGGTAATTTATTTGTTGCGGAGGGTTTGGCGGAATATTCACTTGCTGCGAATGATGAATCTTACTGGTATCTGGCAAAAAATATTTTACTTCAATGTGCTGCGTTGTATGAGCAACCCGATTATCAATATCAGTTGCAGTACTCACCAGACCCAGTGGTAACTCACGCCCCTCGCATATTAGGGCACTCAATGATTATGTTGAGATTATCAACTAGTCTATTAAGACTGAAGGCAGATCCCGAGATAGAAAAGGTTTCGTCAATATGTATCACTGCTCTCTGTGAACAACATTTCAATCCTGAATTTAATTTGATGGTCGAGTTGTTGGATTATGATTACTCGTTCATGAGCTCCGAAATGTCACAATTTGTTTATATTGGACATGCTATGGAGTCTCTCTGGATGTTAATGGATGAAGCGTTACGACGTAAAGATAAAGCGCTTTTCAGTAAATCTGTTAGCAGGTTTAAATTCCATGTGGAAGTCGCATGGGACGATGTATATGGAGGCGTGTTTCATTGTTTGGATAATGTTAACGAAAATAAGTGGTTAACTGACAAAGTTTTATGGGCTCAACATGAGGTGCTAATTGGTTTGTTAACAATCATAGAAAATGATCCCCATGACAGCTGGGCAGTCGGCTGGTTTGATAAAATGTATCATTATGTTATTGAAACATTCCCGTTGTCGAAATATGGGTTTTCGCTTTGGAACATAGGAGGCGATAGAAAAATGACTTTTGTTGAAGAGGGGTCGAGGATTGAAAACTACCATCACCCTAGGTTTCTTATGCTGAGTATGGAAAAATTAGAGAGATTCAACAAAAAATTAAGTTAA
- a CDS encoding Gfo/Idh/MocA family protein, which yields MNNKYNRRNFIKASAITGLGLSVMGNYSNLFASQTSGKRVGIIGLDTSHSIAFTKTLNAKDADPVYKGYKVVAAYPQGSKDIESAVSRVDGYIKDIKQYGVEIVNSIDDLLSKVDVVLLESNDGRVHLEQALPVFKAGKRVFIDKPIAASLSDTIEIFNKAEEFNVPVFSSSSLRYMESAQEIVKGKVGKVLGADAFSPAALEKTHPDLLWYGIHGIEILFTVMGPGCKSVTRTHTEDTDVVVGIWEDGRVGTFRGTRSGKSSYGGTVYGEKGISVLGPFGGYNPLLQQIVNFFETGVSPINKQETLEIVAFAEAADVSKKKKGSSVNLESVFKKASK from the coding sequence ATGAATAATAAATACAACCGTCGTAATTTTATTAAAGCCTCCGCTATAACTGGATTGGGGTTAAGTGTTATGGGGAATTACTCTAATCTTTTCGCAAGTCAAACTAGCGGAAAGCGAGTAGGAATAATTGGTTTAGATACTTCGCATAGTATCGCATTCACGAAAACTTTAAATGCAAAAGATGCAGATCCGGTATACAAAGGCTACAAGGTAGTTGCGGCGTATCCGCAAGGAAGTAAGGATATTGAGTCTGCTGTATCAAGAGTGGACGGATATATAAAGGATATTAAGCAATATGGTGTTGAGATCGTAAATTCAATAGACGACCTTCTTTCTAAAGTTGATGTTGTTTTGTTGGAAAGTAACGACGGTCGTGTACATTTGGAACAGGCTTTACCTGTATTTAAAGCTGGAAAGCGTGTATTTATTGATAAACCAATCGCTGCTTCATTGAGCGATACGATTGAAATTTTTAATAAAGCGGAAGAATTTAACGTACCTGTTTTTTCCTCTTCTTCGCTTCGATATATGGAGTCAGCTCAGGAGATCGTTAAGGGCAAGGTAGGTAAGGTTTTAGGGGCAGATGCTTTTAGTCCGGCAGCGCTTGAAAAAACACACCCTGATTTACTTTGGTACGGGATTCATGGCATAGAAATTTTGTTTACCGTAATGGGACCGGGATGTAAATCGGTGACCCGCACGCATACAGAAGATACCGATGTTGTCGTTGGTATATGGGAGGATGGAAGAGTTGGCACATTTAGGGGTACACGCTCTGGCAAGAGCAGTTACGGTGGGACTGTCTACGGTGAAAAAGGAATTAGTGTATTGGGCCCCTTTGGCGGATACAATCCTTTATTGCAACAGATTGTGAACTTTTTCGAGACCGGAGTATCACCGATTAATAAACAGGAGACCTTAGAGATCGTTGCCTTTGCCGAAGCTGCAGATGTAAGTAAAAAGAAAAAAGGCTCATCTGTTAATTTAGAATCAGTGTTTAAAAAAGCATCAAAATAA